Part of the Sulfuricurvum kujiense DSM 16994 genome, GGAGGGGCGCAAAGCGATTGCCGTGATGAACGAAGCGGGATTGGTGCAAGGGGAGAATGCTCTGGAAATCTATGCAATGTGCGAAATCCCCTCCAACGTCATTCTTGCCGATCAGTTTTTGGAAATCTTTGACGGCTACAGTATCGGCTCAAACGATTTAACCCAACTTACCCTCGGAGTAGATCGGGACAGTACATTGGTTGCGGCGGTATTCGATGAGCGCAATGATGCGGTAACACGGATGCTCTCTCAGGCGATACGCGCATGCAAAGAGCGGGGCAAATACATCGGTATCTGCGGCCAGGCTCCCTCAGATTATCCCGAAATCACCCGATTTTTGGTAGAGGAGGGAATCGATTCGATCTCTCTTAACCCCGATTCGCTTCTTAAAATGCGACAAGTCGTGAGTGCGTTTGAGGCTAAACAATAATTTTTGCAATTAGTTTGATTTTATATTTTTGTATTTACCAAGTTGGACTAAAGTATCTGTAACGATTAGAGTGTTTTTGTAGATGGTTTGATATGTATCAATCAATGCTGATATAAGCATTTATGAAGCGTAAGCAGGAATCTATGCACCAATTTAACGAGATAGAGCTTTTAGAGTACAACGGTCAAGAGGGTAAGCCTGCCTATATCGCCTATAAAGGACGGGTGTACGATGTCAGCGAGTCCAAGCTTTGGAAAAACGGTTCTCATTTTAAAAAGCATTTTGCAGGTTGTGATCTGACACCCGAGTTGGCGAATGCACCGCACAGCGACGAAGTGTTTGAAAACTTTCCGTGTGTCGGTGAATTTATCGCTATCTCTCATGCTGTAGACGAAAGCAAAAAAGAGCGCTATCGACGGTGGTACGCGGCTTATCATCCTCATCCTATGGTCATCCATTTCCCGATAGCACTGCACTATTTCAGCGCGGGCGCGGATGTTTTGTTCCTTGCCAACCCCTCAGCAGAGTATGAAGCGGCTGTTTTTTTATCATTTCTTATCGCAACAATAATGGGATTCTTCGCATTAATAACAGGGGTTTTCAGCTGGTGGATCAATTATGATCTAGTCAAATCCAAGCCTTTTATGATTAAGCTTTATGGTGCATCTTTTACCCTTGTTGTCGGGTTGATTCCGATTGCTCAAAAAATGATGAATCAGGATGTCCCTTTTAGCCAGGGGATAGACGGGTTTATCTATCACTCTATAATTTTTGTTACGGTTATTTCGATTACCGTAGTGGCGTATTACGGTGGAAAAATCACCTGGGGGGCGAGACAATGAAAGATTCGGTTTCGGTATTGATCGGGGGG contains:
- a CDS encoding DUF2231 domain-containing protein, translated to MHQFNEIELLEYNGQEGKPAYIAYKGRVYDVSESKLWKNGSHFKKHFAGCDLTPELANAPHSDEVFENFPCVGEFIAISHAVDESKKERYRRWYAAYHPHPMVIHFPIALHYFSAGADVLFLANPSAEYEAAVFLSFLIATIMGFFALITGVFSWWINYDLVKSKPFMIKLYGASFTLVVGLIPIAQKMMNQDVPFSQGIDGFIYHSIIFVTVISITVVAYYGGKITWGARQ